Proteins from a genomic interval of Anas platyrhynchos isolate ZD024472 breed Pekin duck chromosome 4, IASCAAS_PekinDuck_T2T, whole genome shotgun sequence:
- the CASP6 gene encoding caspase-6 isoform X2, protein MNHRRRGVALIFNHEHFYWQLMLPERRGTSADRHNLKRSLTDLGFEVRDFENLRADDVLQKVHEASQDDHSDADCFVCVYLSHGENDHVYAYDGQIKIETITNMFRGDKCPSLVGKPKIFIIQACRGDKHDDPVIVQDTVDGREEAIVNETEVDAAGVYTLPAGADFLMCYSVAQGYFSHRETINGSWYIQDLCEALRKHGSSLEFTELLTVVNRKVSHRKVDVCKDINAIGKKQIPCFASMLTKKLYFHPKSK, encoded by the exons ATGAACCACCGAAGAAGAGGAGTTGCACTGATCTTCAATCATGAACACTTTTATTGGCAGTTAATGCTACCAGAAAGACGTGGGACTTCTGCAGACAGACACAATCTGAAACGCAG CTTGACAGACCTTGGATTTGAAGTCAGAGATTTTGAAAACCTGAGAGCAGATGATGTGCTGCAGAAAGTTCATGAAG CCTCTCAGGATGACCACAGCGATGCTGACTGCTTTGTTTGCGTATACTTGAGTCACGGTGAGAATGATCACGTTTATGCATACGATGGCCAAATCAAAATTGAGACAATCACAAACATGTTCAGGGGAGACAAGTGCCCGAGTCTGGTAGGAAAGCCGAAGATCTTTATCATTCAG GCATGTCGAGGTGATAAACACGACGATCCAGTTATTGTTCAGGATACAGTAGACGGCAGAGAAGAAGCCATTGTTAATGAGACTGAAGTGGATGCAGCTGGTGTCTACACCCTGCCTGCTGGCGCAGACTTTCTCATGTGCTATTCTGTGGCACAAG GTTACTTTTCTCACCGTGAAACCATAAATGGCTCCTGGTACATTCAGGATTTGTGTGAGGCGCTGAGGAAGCACGGCTCTTCCTTGGAGTTCACAGAGCTTCTTACTGTGGTTAACAGGAAAGTATCGCATCGCAAAGTGGATGTGTGCAAGGACATAAATGctataggaaaaaaacagattcCTTGTTTTGCCTCAATGTTAActaaaaaattgtattttcatcCAAAATCTAAGTAG
- the CASP6 gene encoding caspase-6 isoform X1 — protein MSGHVQLDSRSTLTTTDRNQNITEVDALDKRQTYDPAEQYKMNHRRRGVALIFNHEHFYWQLMLPERRGTSADRHNLKRSLTDLGFEVRDFENLRADDVLQKVHEASQDDHSDADCFVCVYLSHGENDHVYAYDGQIKIETITNMFRGDKCPSLVGKPKIFIIQACRGDKHDDPVIVQDTVDGREEAIVNETEVDAAGVYTLPAGADFLMCYSVAQGYFSHRETINGSWYIQDLCEALRKHGSSLEFTELLTVVNRKVSHRKVDVCKDINAIGKKQIPCFASMLTKKLYFHPKSK, from the exons ATGTCGG GCCATGTTCAGTTGGATAGCAGATCTACATTAACCACCACAG ACAGAAATCAGAACATCACCGAAGTAGATGCGCTTGATAAAAG ACAAACGTATGACCCTGCAGAGCAATACAAAATGAACCACCGAAGAAGAGGAGTTGCACTGATCTTCAATCATGAACACTTTTATTGGCAGTTAATGCTACCAGAAAGACGTGGGACTTCTGCAGACAGACACAATCTGAAACGCAG CTTGACAGACCTTGGATTTGAAGTCAGAGATTTTGAAAACCTGAGAGCAGATGATGTGCTGCAGAAAGTTCATGAAG CCTCTCAGGATGACCACAGCGATGCTGACTGCTTTGTTTGCGTATACTTGAGTCACGGTGAGAATGATCACGTTTATGCATACGATGGCCAAATCAAAATTGAGACAATCACAAACATGTTCAGGGGAGACAAGTGCCCGAGTCTGGTAGGAAAGCCGAAGATCTTTATCATTCAG GCATGTCGAGGTGATAAACACGACGATCCAGTTATTGTTCAGGATACAGTAGACGGCAGAGAAGAAGCCATTGTTAATGAGACTGAAGTGGATGCAGCTGGTGTCTACACCCTGCCTGCTGGCGCAGACTTTCTCATGTGCTATTCTGTGGCACAAG GTTACTTTTCTCACCGTGAAACCATAAATGGCTCCTGGTACATTCAGGATTTGTGTGAGGCGCTGAGGAAGCACGGCTCTTCCTTGGAGTTCACAGAGCTTCTTACTGTGGTTAACAGGAAAGTATCGCATCGCAAAGTGGATGTGTGCAAGGACATAAATGctataggaaaaaaacagattcCTTGTTTTGCCTCAATGTTAActaaaaaattgtattttcatcCAAAATCTAAGTAG